The Faecalibacter sp. LW9 genome has a segment encoding these proteins:
- a CDS encoding glycosyltransferase family 2 protein produces the protein MKIHCIIVIYNGMRHNWIKKCFDSVLSSSIPVNIIAIDNNSTDDSVKYIKENYPTVHLIENKVNKGFGGANNQGLKYALENGGEYFFLLNQDAWVDPNTIEELVKISSLYPGYGVISPIHLNGKGDALDYNFSNYIKPDKCKNLYSDFVLNKIEDKVYESDFICAAAWLVSKKCLEVVGGFNPTFFHYGEDDNYVHRLKFKNLKIGVYPKVFIYHDREGRDNSQYFNPSISNERKLLLEFSNPNHSLNHKKELNIIRNKIIKNTLLFNFKEVDRLKKQKDLISKTFQQSIHNLTLSKEDKSYIFLDFNIL, from the coding sequence ATGAAAATTCACTGCATCATTGTCATCTACAACGGAATGCGCCACAACTGGATAAAAAAATGCTTTGACTCCGTTCTGAGTAGCAGTATTCCTGTAAATATTATCGCAATCGACAATAACTCTACAGATGATTCTGTCAAATACATAAAAGAGAACTACCCTACAGTTCATCTTATCGAAAACAAAGTAAATAAAGGTTTTGGTGGAGCGAATAATCAAGGGTTAAAATATGCATTAGAGAATGGTGGAGAATACTTTTTTTTATTAAACCAAGATGCATGGGTTGATCCAAATACAATAGAAGAATTAGTAAAAATATCATCACTTTATCCAGGTTATGGAGTCATTAGTCCTATTCATTTAAATGGTAAAGGTGATGCTTTAGATTATAACTTTTCAAATTATATAAAACCTGATAAATGTAAAAATCTATATTCAGATTTTGTATTAAATAAGATCGAAGATAAGGTTTATGAATCTGATTTTATTTGTGCTGCTGCATGGTTGGTTTCAAAAAAATGTTTAGAAGTTGTAGGAGGGTTTAATCCTACTTTCTTCCATTATGGAGAGGATGATAATTATGTACATCGATTGAAATTTAAAAATTTAAAAATTGGCGTTTATCCTAAAGTTTTTATTTATCACGATAGAGAAGGTAGAGATAATTCGCAATATTTTAATCCTAGTATTTCAAATGAAAGGAAGTTGTTGTTAGAATTTTCTAATCCAAATCATTCACTTAATCACAAAAAAGAATTAAATATTATTCGAAATAAAATTATAAAGAATACATTATTATTTAATTTTAAAGAAGTCGATCGTTTAAAAAAACAAAAAGATTTAATAAGTAAAACCTTTCAACAATCTATTCATAATTTGACTTTATCAAAAGAAGATAAATCTTACATTTTTTTAGATTTCAATATTTTATAA
- a CDS encoding glycosyltransferase family 2 protein, whose amino-acid sequence MTEQPLVSILIPAYNREKIIAETLNSLIAQSFKNWECILVDDGSTDNTLHIVEEYVKKDERFKCFKRPDNRKPGGCGARNYAFEKSQGQYIKWLDSDDLLEPFLLEKEVETFQQFPDVDFVYCDHTAFSKDNDKAAETIINIPENSSGIDLLNISSVDRKYLIPGTYSHKREIIPYSGLWNEEIRINQDGEFLFRLLAANPKVKRIPYFGFRYRLEGTDKITSNYNDLNKASLKLKSWELIDAQIKLRRSEDLKPYITNTKNFLYKYHLHLRQYSIILDFRHFFKDQIKNEERKRIKFQLLKTYFKTFFS is encoded by the coding sequence ATGACCGAACAACCTCTAGTCTCAATCCTTATACCCGCATACAATAGAGAAAAAATAATCGCTGAAACTCTAAATTCTCTCATTGCACAATCTTTCAAAAATTGGGAGTGTATCCTAGTAGATGATGGGAGTACAGATAATACTTTACATATTGTTGAAGAATATGTAAAAAAAGACGAAAGGTTTAAGTGCTTTAAAAGACCCGACAACCGTAAACCGGGAGGATGTGGCGCGAGAAACTATGCTTTTGAAAAATCGCAAGGACAATACATCAAATGGTTAGATAGCGACGATCTTTTAGAACCTTTTCTCCTGGAAAAAGAAGTGGAAACTTTTCAACAATTCCCCGATGTGGATTTTGTGTATTGCGATCATACCGCATTTTCTAAAGACAACGATAAAGCAGCCGAAACAATAATTAATATACCAGAAAACAGCAGTGGTATTGACTTATTAAACATTTCATCTGTGGATAGAAAATACCTAATTCCTGGTACATATAGCCACAAAAGAGAAATCATACCCTATTCAGGCCTTTGGAATGAAGAAATCAGAATTAACCAAGATGGGGAATTTTTATTTAGACTTTTAGCAGCAAATCCTAAGGTGAAAAGGATCCCCTATTTTGGATTTAGATATCGACTAGAAGGTACCGACAAGATAACATCCAATTATAATGATCTGAATAAAGCTTCTCTAAAATTGAAATCTTGGGAACTTATTGATGCTCAAATTAAATTAAGAAGATCCGAGGATTTAAAACCCTATATCACCAACACCAAAAATTTCCTCTATAAATATCATCTTCATTTAAGACAATATTCTATCATTCTAGATTTTAGACATTTTTTCAAAGATCAAATAAAAAACGAGGAGAGAAAAAGAATAAAATTTCAATTATTGAAAACCTATTTCAAAACTTTTTTTTCTTGA
- a CDS encoding glycosyltransferase family 32 protein: MIPKKIHYFWFGKGKKSELTEFCIESWRKNHPDFEIIEWTEDNFDVTSNIYIKQAYEQKKWAFVSDYARAKILYEEGGFYLDTDMEIKSPLHEFMDHRAICGFEIKGTPFSAFWAVEKGHPLAKDIKEYYENQTEFKEIPNTLIFSKLLVDKYGANASEDKFQELKEDIKLFPSHYFSLDLPKNYVAHHFSGSWHGAWTEETNSFKNYINTYGVVKMFTEIPQGKKEIKNLIYNHKQFHIDEILDQIPLSFILSYVKKNILKKIKRQ, encoded by the coding sequence ATGATTCCTAAGAAAATTCATTACTTCTGGTTCGGAAAAGGTAAAAAATCGGAGCTTACAGAGTTCTGTATCGAAAGTTGGCGCAAAAACCACCCAGATTTTGAAATAATAGAATGGACAGAGGATAATTTTGATGTAACATCTAACATCTACATCAAACAAGCTTACGAACAGAAAAAATGGGCTTTCGTATCGGATTATGCGAGGGCAAAAATTCTATACGAAGAAGGAGGTTTCTACTTAGATACGGATATGGAAATTAAAAGCCCTTTACATGAATTTATGGACCATAGAGCCATCTGTGGTTTTGAGATTAAAGGGACGCCTTTCTCAGCTTTTTGGGCCGTAGAAAAAGGACATCCTCTAGCAAAAGATATTAAAGAATATTACGAAAATCAAACAGAGTTTAAGGAAATTCCCAATACATTGATTTTCTCTAAACTATTAGTGGATAAATATGGAGCAAATGCGTCGGAAGACAAGTTTCAAGAATTAAAAGAAGACATAAAACTTTTCCCTTCTCATTATTTCTCTTTAGACTTACCTAAAAATTACGTGGCCCACCACTTTTCGGGAAGCTGGCATGGCGCATGGACGGAAGAAACCAATTCTTTTAAAAATTATATCAATACCTATGGGGTTGTAAAAATGTTTACAGAAATTCCTCAAGGAAAAAAGGAAATCAAAAACCTCATCTACAATCATAAGCAATTTCACATAGATGAAATATTAGATCAAATTCCCCTTTCTTTTATTCTGTCTTATGTTAAAAAAAATATATTAAAAAAAATAAAACGTCAATAG
- a CDS encoding NAD-dependent epimerase/dehydratase family protein — protein sequence MIIGNGLIASLFKEIDQNKVIFFASGVSNSSETNKGQFLREENLVKETLFQHKGNLFIYFSTCSIYDSSKTNSAYVLHKLHMEDLIKTYAENYLILRVSNVVGKGGNPNLLMNYLIRSIHSNETINVHTKATRNLIDAEDIKNITLELIVQKKYNKIINIAYPFNYSIIEILEIIERKFNKKLNLNLIKVGSGYEIDSPESEIYFRNKNLINKESYLNNILDKYYQ from the coding sequence ATGATTATAGGTAACGGATTAATAGCATCGTTATTTAAAGAAATTGACCAAAATAAGGTAATCTTTTTTGCTTCGGGAGTATCCAATTCATCAGAAACAAATAAAGGCCAATTTCTTCGTGAAGAAAACTTGGTAAAGGAAACTTTATTTCAGCATAAAGGCAATCTATTTATTTATTTTAGTACTTGTAGTATTTACGATTCCTCGAAAACCAACAGTGCCTATGTTTTGCACAAACTCCATATGGAGGACCTGATTAAAACGTATGCAGAAAATTATTTAATCTTACGCGTGAGTAATGTGGTGGGAAAAGGAGGGAATCCTAATTTATTAATGAATTATCTTATACGTTCGATACACAGTAACGAAACCATCAATGTACATACAAAAGCGACGCGAAACCTAATTGATGCAGAGGATATAAAAAACATCACTCTAGAATTAATCGTACAAAAAAAATACAATAAAATAATCAATATTGCGTATCCTTTTAATTATTCAATTATTGAAATTCTAGAAATAATTGAACGAAAATTTAATAAAAAATTAAATCTTAATTTGATCAAAGTGGGTTCTGGATATGAGATTGATAGTCCTGAAAGCGAAATATATTTTCGAAATAAGAACCTCATTAATAAAGAATCTTATTTAAATAATATCCTAGATAAGTATTATCAATAA
- a CDS encoding glycosyltransferase, with protein MDYPLVSIVIPVYKVEKFIVRCLSSVIKQTYPNIECILVNDVTPDQSMVIANEYISNYPDFNFKVVNQEENLGLSMARNAGMDVAKGKYIYFLDSDDEISETAIEHLVSLAERTEAELVLGHCICINEKENWVRDYFPIKVKEDFLEGNIKILENFVNGQYPVMACDKLVRMDFLMKHKLYFVKDLYSQDVLWSFQSALKLNKVAFLREDTYKYYFHQASIIHNRGAKHFDNWITIAQYIDEAYREEKDSYRKNLILRNLVNFKSMTLQMNWKGQHNEELWKKSYRAYSRLKGLSFLDYFSSAYSIEEKKQNLFISLPTHLGFRFFKWRYER; from the coding sequence ATGGATTATCCATTAGTTAGTATAGTTATACCTGTCTATAAAGTAGAGAAATTTATTGTTAGATGTTTGTCTTCTGTAATCAAGCAAACTTATCCTAACATTGAATGCATTTTAGTTAATGATGTTACTCCTGACCAATCTATGGTTATTGCAAATGAGTATATTTCTAATTATCCTGATTTTAATTTTAAAGTTGTAAATCAAGAAGAAAATCTAGGATTGTCCATGGCGAGAAATGCTGGAATGGATGTAGCAAAAGGAAAATATATTTACTTTTTGGATAGTGATGATGAAATCTCTGAAACAGCAATTGAGCATCTTGTTTCTTTAGCGGAGCGTACAGAAGCAGAGTTGGTATTGGGTCATTGTATATGTATTAATGAGAAGGAAAATTGGGTTAGAGATTATTTTCCTATTAAAGTAAAGGAAGATTTTTTAGAAGGAAATATTAAGATCTTGGAGAATTTTGTTAATGGACAATATCCTGTCATGGCTTGTGACAAATTGGTTAGAATGGATTTTCTAATGAAACACAAATTATACTTTGTAAAAGATTTATATTCTCAAGATGTTTTATGGAGCTTTCAAAGTGCTTTAAAATTGAATAAAGTAGCTTTTTTAAGGGAAGACACGTATAAGTATTACTTTCATCAGGCATCTATTATTCATAATAGGGGTGCAAAACATTTCGATAATTGGATTACTATTGCACAATATATTGATGAGGCATATAGAGAGGAGAAAGACTCTTATAGAAAGAACCTTATTTTAAGAAATTTGGTAAATTTTAAATCCATGACTTTACAAATGAATTGGAAAGGACAGCATAATGAAGAGTTATGGAAGAAAAGCTACAGAGCTTATTCTAGATTAAAAGGTTTATCATTTTTGGATTATTTTTCATCTGCCTATTCCATAGAAGAGAAGAAACAAAATTTATTTATATCGTTGCCTACCCATTTAGGATTTCGTTTTTTTAAATGGCGATATGAAAGATAA
- a CDS encoding acyltransferase has protein sequence MKEKIGFLFLRIKNIYNAFIVAHQRKLFFTASSKIKSDFKIGYNNTLDISPNTTFNIGKNVIINHDNFITTKGKSKFSIGDNTYITRATISCLGEIEIGENCILGEGMKLFDHNHQYTKEPFSVSKTEFNIGKIKMGNNVWTGANVTILKDVTIGDNVIIGAGCVIHKDVPANSIIVNKQEQLVKLL, from the coding sequence ATGAAAGAAAAAATAGGCTTTTTATTTCTAAGAATAAAAAATATATACAACGCCTTTATTGTGGCTCATCAAAGGAAATTATTTTTTACAGCATCTAGCAAAATAAAATCTGATTTTAAAATTGGTTATAATAATACATTAGATATATCACCTAATACAACATTTAATATAGGTAAAAATGTAATTATTAATCATGACAATTTTATAACAACCAAAGGAAAATCTAAGTTTTCAATTGGCGATAATACTTACATCACTAGAGCCACTATTTCTTGCTTGGGAGAAATCGAAATTGGAGAAAATTGTATCTTGGGAGAAGGAATGAAGCTATTCGACCACAATCACCAATACACAAAAGAACCTTTTTCAGTTTCTAAAACTGAATTTAATATCGGTAAAATAAAAATGGGGAATAATGTCTGGACAGGAGCTAACGTCACCATTCTGAAAGACGTCACCATTGGAGATAACGTAATTATTGGTGCAGGATGCGTCATTCATAAAGATGTTCCTGCAAATTCGATAATAGTGAATAAACAAGAACAATTAGTAAAGCTGTTATAA
- a CDS encoding glycosyltransferase family 2 protein: MKFSVLIAHYNNWNYFQECYQSIKNQTYSDFEIIIVDDCSNDGSYEKLVELSKQDDKIKLFRNSANKKVGYTKRRCVEEASGDICGFVDPDDRIVANALEDVMDAYKNNADIISTYSKIKLIDEFSQEKGEFNLTKKIKNNHKTFFNINFEVAHFFTFKKEIYDQTEGINPKLIISEDQDLYMKLYEKGDFYFINSFQYLYRIHDKGVSQNKNKTKQQKENWHNVLLETCNRRGIHKLFGRKVNEIEYLPKFIFEKENTFWKKLKRRFL, from the coding sequence ATGAAATTCTCTGTTTTAATCGCTCATTACAACAATTGGAACTATTTCCAAGAATGTTATCAATCGATTAAAAATCAAACGTATTCTGATTTTGAAATTATTATTGTTGATGATTGTTCTAACGATGGATCTTATGAAAAACTCGTGGAATTATCGAAGCAGGATGATAAAATCAAATTATTCCGTAATTCAGCAAACAAAAAAGTTGGGTATACCAAAAGAAGATGCGTTGAGGAAGCAAGTGGTGATATTTGTGGATTTGTGGATCCTGATGATAGGATTGTGGCTAATGCATTGGAAGATGTTATGGATGCGTACAAAAATAATGCGGACATCATTTCAACATATTCCAAAATTAAATTAATTGATGAATTTTCACAAGAAAAGGGTGAGTTTAACTTGACAAAAAAGATAAAAAATAATCATAAAACGTTTTTTAATATCAATTTTGAAGTGGCTCATTTTTTTACGTTCAAGAAAGAGATTTATGATCAAACAGAAGGAATAAATCCAAAATTAATTATTTCTGAAGATCAAGATTTGTATATGAAATTGTATGAAAAAGGTGATTTTTATTTTATAAATTCATTTCAGTATTTATATCGGATTCACGATAAAGGTGTTTCTCAAAATAAAAATAAAACAAAACAGCAAAAAGAAAATTGGCATAACGTTTTATTAGAAACTTGTAATAGAAGAGGTATTCATAAATTATTTGGAAGAAAAGTGAATGAGATTGAGTATCTTCCAAAGTTTATTTTTGAAAAAGAGAATACTTTCTGGAAGAAGTTAAAACGAAGATTTTTATGA
- a CDS encoding glycosyltransferase family 2 protein, with translation MTTIIIKSFNRPYYLDRCLHSIYLHVKGSFEVKVLDDGTPPLYLEKIATKYPNALILQSNQYKEKIKAIEENITSAKPIDGFTIPTDLWFNTVNSSSDFVLVTEDDVWFTESIDLDELVNEMKSFSIPLLKLGWLGNYSDDKNYRIKQLTEHIYQTQPVDLFTSNKVVMDLFMYNKYKFFTILYKLGLVDNQTKRKYWGINSILMGLYQKEYWLSIWEDAKGKVDEKQQLRNAAVWYHKNKKAIFARTNQEVLKTTFQSSATGSYHEYGNHFDVNRMNYILNEAWLNDEFDSMENYPKDFSDEYIKRFLDTANHPDAQYDQWFKWSEKFRQQYRNLGAEVDN, from the coding sequence ATGACCACAATTATTATCAAATCGTTTAACCGACCGTATTATTTGGATCGTTGTTTACATTCTATCTATTTACACGTAAAAGGGAGTTTTGAAGTTAAGGTTTTGGATGATGGTACGCCACCACTGTATTTAGAAAAGATAGCGACAAAATATCCTAATGCACTTATTCTTCAATCAAATCAGTACAAAGAAAAGATTAAAGCGATTGAAGAAAATATAACGTCTGCTAAACCGATTGATGGGTTTACGATTCCTACAGATTTGTGGTTCAATACAGTCAACTCTTCGTCTGATTTTGTTTTGGTAACGGAGGATGATGTATGGTTCACCGAATCAATAGATCTGGATGAATTAGTCAACGAAATGAAATCCTTTTCGATTCCTCTTTTAAAATTAGGATGGTTAGGAAATTATTCTGACGATAAGAATTATAGGATCAAACAACTAACAGAACATATTTATCAAACACAACCTGTTGATTTGTTTACATCAAACAAAGTGGTGATGGATTTGTTTATGTACAATAAGTACAAGTTTTTTACCATTTTGTATAAGTTAGGTTTAGTTGATAATCAAACCAAACGAAAATATTGGGGAATTAATTCCATCTTGATGGGGTTATATCAAAAAGAATATTGGCTGAGCATTTGGGAAGATGCAAAAGGGAAAGTGGATGAAAAACAACAATTGCGAAATGCTGCTGTTTGGTACCACAAGAATAAAAAAGCTATTTTTGCAAGAACCAATCAGGAAGTGTTAAAAACTACTTTCCAATCTTCAGCAACGGGTTCGTACCATGAATATGGAAATCATTTTGATGTCAATCGAATGAATTATATCCTAAATGAAGCTTGGTTAAATGATGAGTTCGACTCGATGGAAAATTATCCGAAAGATTTTTCTGATGAATATATCAAAAGATTTTTAGATACAGCAAATCATCCTGATGCACAATATGACCAATGGTTTAAATGGTCAGAAAAGTTTCGTCAACAATACCGAAATTTAGGAGCAGAAGTAGATAATTAA
- a CDS encoding acyltransferase: MKNTPLFFPALTGFRAIAAWLVFVYHFFPFNNSPFPILINRIVWEFHFGVDLFFVLSGFLITYRYYNQEKIDFKQYMVNRFSRIYPMYFLLTISVFFVGYIKTTEWDTFKTYELISSLTMTKALFSDLFLSGIAQGWTLTLEEIFYLTAPFSFLLIKKARKWIYLLPVFVFVIGFLLDKLFNNPLNTLGFLQTKIHVYVFEFFAGIALGYFVLKKPFTFNFNYFTYFGIGIVLLYLSSIGYIKTIFDLKSEVGRSLELIFLSVLGIVPILYGLIHEKTFIQRILGYKYIVLLGKSSYVFYLIHKGFIPIFINDYITNNKLLLFILLNIISVVLFYMIEEPLNNYIRNRYKNKKNLNIS; this comes from the coding sequence ATGAAAAACACACCTTTATTTTTTCCAGCTTTAACAGGGTTTAGAGCTATTGCAGCATGGTTAGTTTTTGTTTACCATTTTTTTCCATTTAATAATAGTCCATTTCCAATTCTTATTAATAGAATCGTTTGGGAATTTCATTTTGGGGTTGATTTATTCTTTGTGTTGAGTGGTTTTTTAATTACATATAGATACTATAATCAGGAAAAAATTGATTTTAAACAATATATGGTGAATCGTTTTTCTAGAATATATCCCATGTATTTTTTATTAACTATATCAGTTTTTTTCGTAGGGTATATAAAAACAACTGAATGGGATACTTTTAAAACCTATGAATTAATTTCTTCTTTAACAATGACAAAAGCATTATTTAGTGATTTGTTTTTGTCTGGGATAGCTCAAGGTTGGACTTTAACTCTGGAAGAAATATTTTACTTAACGGCTCCTTTTTCTTTTCTATTAATAAAGAAAGCTAGAAAATGGATTTATCTTCTTCCTGTTTTTGTGTTTGTAATTGGATTTTTGTTAGATAAGCTGTTTAACAATCCATTAAATACCTTAGGTTTCTTACAAACAAAAATACACGTTTATGTATTTGAATTTTTTGCAGGTATAGCATTAGGTTATTTTGTTTTAAAAAAACCGTTTACATTCAATTTTAATTATTTTACTTATTTTGGAATAGGTATTGTATTGTTATACCTTTCAAGTATAGGTTATATTAAAACGATTTTTGATTTAAAATCAGAAGTTGGTAGAAGTTTAGAGTTAATATTTTTATCAGTATTAGGAATCGTACCTATACTTTATGGTTTGATACATGAAAAAACATTTATTCAACGTATTCTAGGGTATAAATACATCGTACTATTAGGGAAAAGTTCTTATGTTTTTTATCTCATTCATAAAGGATTTATTCCAATTTTCATTAACGATTACATCACAAATAATAAATTACTATTATTTATTTTACTTAATATAATTTCAGTTGTATTATTTTATATGATTGAAGAACCTTTAAATAATTATATTCGTAATAGATATAAAAACAAAAAAAACCTCAACATTAGTTGA
- a CDS encoding response regulator transcription factor, whose amino-acid sequence MSDKQKLLLVEDDPSFGSVLKDYLVINDFDVTHAIDGEDGLTKFKESDYDLCILDVMMPKKDGFTLGKEIKELKSEQPIIFLTAKNMREDVLNGYKIGADDYVLKPFDSEVLLYKIKAVLQRNSGEEEKFEQDDFKIGRFNFNAKLRQLIYDGKSQKLSPKENELLRLLAIYKNDLMPREIALTRIWHDDNYFTSRSMDVYIAKLRKYLKKDPAVEIVNIHGEGFRLLVQE is encoded by the coding sequence ATGAGTGATAAACAAAAATTACTTTTAGTAGAAGATGATCCTAGCTTTGGAAGTGTATTAAAGGATTATTTAGTAATAAATGATTTCGACGTGACTCACGCAATCGACGGAGAGGATGGTCTTACAAAATTCAAGGAAAGTGATTATGATTTATGTATCTTGGATGTAATGATGCCTAAAAAGGACGGATTTACATTAGGGAAAGAAATCAAAGAGTTGAAAAGTGAGCAACCAATCATCTTTTTAACTGCAAAAAATATGCGTGAAGATGTATTGAATGGATATAAAATCGGAGCAGATGACTACGTTTTAAAACCATTTGATTCTGAAGTTTTATTGTATAAAATAAAAGCGGTCTTACAACGCAATTCTGGAGAAGAAGAAAAATTTGAACAAGATGACTTCAAAATTGGACGTTTTAATTTCAATGCGAAATTGAGACAATTAATTTATGATGGGAAATCGCAAAAGCTTTCTCCAAAAGAAAATGAATTATTACGTTTATTAGCAATTTACAAAAACGATTTAATGCCTCGTGAGATTGCATTAACACGTATTTGGCACGATGATAATTATTTTACATCGCGTTCAATGGATGTATATATTGCGAAATTACGTAAATATCTAAAAAAAGATCCAGCTGTTGAGATTGTGAATATCCATGGTGAAGGATTCAGATTATTAGTACAAGAATAA
- a CDS encoding HAMP domain-containing sensor histidine kinase gives MRKGFYKVLIAIMSIALIGLMIIQFYWLNLTFRSGLENFNTSVYQAMNATTAKINKYEVEKYYYKLDNVNNDLKASVDKPQAFTSQIIKDSLGVTYAYVTKFVIEKSMVPISGVYNDSLTKANIYTQEKVYKIDKDSASKGIGNLNLNLEESLRDGTYTIENMARWDAGTTPLDKRISYKMLDSIFTKELHRFGIKATPRLGVITKDSLLTNIKSENFKEKNIKFTVPLFYDKDDHAEYNLTAYFPDQNYVILGDVIPIVSLTFILTMIIVTVFALAIYYMQMQRRISEIKTDFINNMTHEFKTPIATINIASDALKNAKIISEPDKVKYYADLIKQENKRMNTHVEMVLRMAKLERNQMDLNIEDVNMNGIVQKSIEPIRFIVEERNGTIFEEYNADKVFVEGDPFHLENIIINILDNARKYSTGKPQIKVKTYNTDKHFVVEVADKGIGMSPNVLKKIFEQFYREETGNVHNVKGHGLGLAYVKKIVQLHHGEVVAESEPGKGSTFYIKIPLKS, from the coding sequence ATGAGAAAAGGGTTTTACAAGGTCTTAATCGCCATCATGAGTATTGCGCTAATTGGATTGATGATTATACAATTCTATTGGCTTAATCTAACCTTTAGGTCTGGTTTAGAAAATTTTAATACCAGTGTTTATCAGGCGATGAATGCCACAACAGCTAAGATTAACAAATACGAAGTTGAAAAATATTATTACAAATTAGATAATGTTAATAATGATTTAAAAGCAAGTGTTGACAAACCACAGGCATTTACATCTCAAATCATCAAAGATTCGTTAGGAGTTACTTATGCTTATGTGACAAAATTTGTCATTGAGAAATCAATGGTTCCGATTTCTGGAGTGTATAATGACAGTTTAACAAAAGCCAATATTTATACGCAAGAAAAAGTGTATAAAATCGATAAAGATTCAGCCTCAAAAGGTATAGGAAATTTAAATTTAAATCTTGAGGAATCATTACGCGACGGAACATATACAATCGAAAATATGGCACGTTGGGACGCTGGGACTACTCCTTTGGATAAGCGTATATCTTATAAAATGCTAGATTCAATCTTTACGAAAGAATTGCATCGTTTTGGAATTAAGGCGACTCCACGACTAGGCGTAATCACCAAAGACTCATTATTAACGAATATAAAATCAGAAAATTTTAAAGAAAAAAACATCAAATTTACTGTACCTTTATTCTATGATAAAGATGATCATGCGGAATACAATTTAACCGCTTATTTTCCGGATCAAAATTATGTCATTTTGGGGGACGTGATACCGATTGTATCACTAACATTCATCCTTACCATGATTATTGTAACGGTTTTTGCCTTGGCAATTTACTACATGCAAATGCAACGTCGAATTTCTGAAATCAAAACCGATTTTATCAATAACATGACTCATGAGTTTAAGACTCCTATCGCTACCATTAATATTGCTTCAGATGCATTAAAAAATGCAAAAATAATTTCTGAGCCTGATAAAGTAAAATATTATGCAGACTTAATTAAGCAAGAAAATAAACGAATGAATACGCATGTTGAAATGGTATTGCGTATGGCTAAATTAGAACGAAACCAAATGGATCTTAATATAGAGGATGTAAATATGAATGGAATCGTTCAGAAAAGTATTGAGCCTATACGTTTTATTGTTGAAGAGAGAAATGGTACAATATTTGAAGAATACAATGCGGATAAGGTTTTTGTAGAAGGTGATCCTTTCCATTTGGAAAACATCATCATTAATATTTTAGATAATGCTCGTAAATACTCTACAGGTAAACCACAAATCAAAGTAAAAACATACAATACAGACAAACACTTTGTAGTAGAAGTTGCCGACAAAGGAATTGGAATGTCTCCAAATGTATTGAAAAAAATATTTGAACAATTTTATAGAGAAGAAACAGGAAATGTACATAATGTAAAGGGACATGGACTAGGTTTAGCATATGTTAAAAAAATTGTCCAACTTCATCATGGTGAAGTGGTCGCTGAAAGTGAACCTGGAAAAGGGAGTACTTTCTACATTAAGATTCCTTTAAAATCATAG